Within Nematostella vectensis chromosome 1, jaNemVect1.1, whole genome shotgun sequence, the genomic segment GCGAAAACGCGAATCAGCTGACGCaaatttaaagccgcattatcaccagtttacttccggaggtccgacggaaatccaaccgttaaaagacaaaagaatctattcgaatccgaaatatttaacaggccatccgctctaaattagcagtcacatcctctaagaaacttccaatagacacactgctttctatattttaaaatatttttcgtgtttaccattaaaaatcatcagagattcttacgtaatcgaccggaagtaaactggtgacaatgcggctttaagtacGCGTGATAATTAAGCAGAATAAAGTATGTCTATCAGACCACATACCTACCGTTTGTATAATAACAAACTGGCCATCAATTTCTCATGCTTTATATTCCAGGGGTAATCAGCTATCGCAAACATATGTCAAAAGACAAATCCATTGGAAATAACCTTTTCTCATTATTTAAATGTATTTCACACCGTTTATGATATTAAATTATATTAACTCAATTTTAAGTTTTCCGCCGGATACCACATGTTCATCCCGAAGACATTGTaagtaaaatttttatttaaccGCACTCCTTTTAAGgacatatgttttttttaagtgaTGGGAAATAAACCTATCAAATATTTGTAaatgtattttaaaaatacataTGTTATGCACAAATCTTGGTTTAAAAGTCCCAAGATCCCTTGTTCCCCTTTGTTCACCCCTGTTCTTGGTTTTCCGGTCAAGTAGTCCATATTTCTTGATCAGCCTCACTTCCCTTTGATCATCTCTTTCCAGATATATtttaatttgtatttatttgatacaGATATACTTTTATGCATAAAACCTTGATGCTGCCATAcggtatatttttttttctaaatttacCGGATACGAACGAGGTTCGATTCTCGGCCATGTTCtcgatttttgttttttcactGTACTAATTACAATTccatattccttgctcaccTATTTCCGGATATTttcatttgtatttattcaataCAGATACCtcttttaaaatttatatGCCGCCTGGAATAGGAACGGGGTTATGCTTATGGCCGTAACGCAAGAAATGCCTATCATATATATGGTCCTTGCCGCTTGTTTTAACACTTTCAAGCGCTCAAGCCTAGTCAGCAATATCGTCTCCGCTTTCCATGACTTCGCCTTGGTCCGAGTCGAGAGAGCTGTGCCAATAACCATAGAACATGTAAATCAGTGCACCTAGAAGAAATGAAGCCTCATTATTAGGATTTAGAATCAGTTATACACACATCGGTGCTAGTCGGGCCACGACAGACCGCTAGCGTTACTCGTGCAGTTTGGGCAGCCTGGCCTGAGGCGGCTCTTTCATCGATGTCTGCAGATTGGCACGGATAATAGCAGAGTGCTAGGGCTCAGTCTTAGCATCACTGGTGCCGATGTGTGCTAGTGCTCTTTTGTGATCTATGGTGACTTtccaggggtgtgtctagagaGCAAGGGTAGGGTCTCGAGCAGTATTTCACCGTAACCCGTAACCCAGTTTCCCGATAACTGGTACGGGAATGAGGGAAAACGTGTGTTTGATGTATGCAGTTTTTCATACAGTATGTTCCTGCTTTAGCATAGGGGACCACAAGTTGGCGGCTAATCGAGAAGCATATAACCAGATATAGAAAGAAACAAATGTTTAATTAAAATCGGCCGAGTTGTTGCACCTTTGAAAAGGAATTTTGACTTTGAAGCTActttcccccaaaaaaataaacctaTCGGGGCTGATGTCAGCTGGTTAGATTATAATGGAGTAGACTTATTCTTACCTAAAGACATCCAAACAGCAAAGCGCACATACGTCCAGTGGTTCAGACTAACCATCAGCAAAGTGTTAGAAAAAATAGTCATCACCGGAATCAAGGGCACGCATGGCACGGTAAATGGGAAGGTGGCACTATTTCTTGGAAGCTTGTAAAAGCACACCATCGCAACCACGATCACAATACAGCTAGCACACAAGCACAGGACCGCCCACGATTGGTACGCCGCCAGTGCATTACGCCCAGCCGTGAGCATGATTGACAATGTTGCTATAGCGACGGTTAACACGAGGGTGACCAAGGTAGCATGGAAACTTGACTCATAAGTGGGAATCATTTTCTTAGGAGTGTCCTCTGCGGGATCTGGTAGaggtttttcttcttcttcttcttcttctgtaATGAGCTTGTACTGATCATCGGATTTTCGGAAACATCGGCAAATGGAGCCGCAAAATGTCTCTTTGTTAGCTTCCTCGTTGTCTTGGTTAAGGTCAAAATACACACTTTCCACATTGCACTGGTACCTCGTTAGCAAAACCGCGATGGCGACCATAGTATACGCGACTAGAGTCCCGATTGACAGCATTTCCACCAGCTGTTTCAGCTCCATGATAAGCGTTAGTGCGGCGACCACGATACTACATGCCAGCACCGCTCTTACTGGCACATGCGTGATGCCATTGATCTTAGCTAGCCATCGGAATAGCAAGCCGTCATCCGCCATGGAGCAGACTACGCGAGGAGCAGCAAACGATACGCTGAGCAGACAGCCAATCGTAGCAAAGATAGCGCCAACCGAGATGATGATCTTGGCAAGACCGAATCCCTTTTGCGCGAATGCCTCAGCCAAGGGAGCAAACTCGTTGAGAGTGTGAGAAGGCACCATGAGCGTTAACACAGTAGATACCCCAAAGTACGCAAGAAAGCTGACAAGGATAGTCAACATGAGTGCCAATGGGATTGCCTTCTTGGGGTTTTTCGTCTCTTCACCTGCAGTCCCAATAACGTCGAAACCGACAAACGCGAAGAAGCAGCTTCCTGCGGCAGCTATGACGCCTTCATATCCATATGGTGCGAACTTCTCCAATGTTGACCAGTTGCTGGTGTCTGCAAAGTAGAATCCGACACAAATGACGAATACCACCACGGATAAATTGACAAAGGTGACAGCCTTGTTGAGGATAGAAGCTTGTCTTGTCCCCGAAGACACAATTATCGTAATCAATACAGCAAGAAAGACCGCAAGAAAATCGGGGAATCTTGCAACTCCTGGGTGTTTCCAAGATCCAATTTTATGAATAAAGAACTGGTAAATTTTGCCACCAGATAAAGAGTTTATGTATTCACTACAAGCTCTTGATAAACTTGCCGCAGCGATGATGTATTCTAGAATCATATTCCAGCCCACAATGAAAGCCCATATCTCTCCAAGGCAGACGTAAGTGTACACATACGCAGATCCTGCTTTTGGAATCCGGCAGCCAAACTCCGCATAACATATCCCTGACAAGAGCGCGGAGACGGCAGCAAAGGCAAAGGACAAAATAACGGCAGGTCCGGCCACGTCCCTTGCTAATTGTCCTGTAACAACGTAAAGTCCAGCCCCTACCACTGTACCGATACCAATGGATGTTAAGTCGATGGTCGAAAGACATCGCACAAATTGGGATTCACCAGTAATGTCTACCTTTGCTCTTCGCCTCGTTAATCTGTGGCATACCCGAGCACAAGCCATTCGTATCTCAAATAACTTCACTCAAACCTTTTCTCTTCTTTGATGATTCCCTTCCAGACCTTCaataaataaagattattgtattgtaattAAAGCCGACATGATCAGGCAAGAGAATATGGGAAGATATATCGAGTAAAACTTGACGTGTTTGAGTAAATCTATTCAATAATGCATGATTGTTTCTAGTGTTCACGGTTTACTGAATCTTTTTATAATCCAAACCAATAAAACGTAACCCCTCGGGAGTAAGCACGATCAAttacaaaagcaaaataaaatacagatCTAGATTTCAGTAAAATAGTTCTACATTCTTCGTGCTGCTTTTTCAGTTATTTGTAATATATTTTCatgcaaagttttttttatctgacaGGTGGCGAATCCAAGTCACACACGGTTGTTTTTCCCCACAGTTCGACAGCTGAGCCAATATAGCGCTATTGAGTTACTGTCCGTTCCGCCTGAGCAAGTTAGTGCAACCATACGGATCTGTATATATCATAGTAGTCTCCAACTACTATGAGATAGGTGCCGAAAATCAATTTAATATACCGTCAAAAGGAGCTTGCGAGTAGCCCGTTTTTTATGCGGGACCGAtcctttttagtttttgaatAAATCAAGCAGCGAGAACATCGAAAAATACAATGCGAGCATGACTGATAAAATTGCGCGAGCATTAGCCGGAAACTGCTAGCACATCGAAATTTAGGTGGACCATAAAAACAtggtaaaatggtattttcGTGAAACGAGATTTGGTCATTTTTTGCCCTACGAGAAACGTGAAATCGTCCATTTCCACGTCGGTGATACGTGATTCAACGATTTAAAAGGCCATTTTTCGGTCCCTGAAACGTGAAAAGTCATTTTGCCCGGTCCGTAAAACgtgatccatacccccctttACCAGCCTGTTAAAAAgcctctttgttattgttacagTGGAGAAGTTTATTCTTCTAAAGCCTTTATCCTAGTCTATCACGCAGCAAGTCTTTGTATCACAAGTGAATTTGATTAGTGCGAGAATGGAATTTACAAGATAAAAATCTGCGCAAAGCCACTGTGATGTAATAAAGCTCATTCAGAACAAAATTAGTTCGAAGTTTTGCAACCGCTTTAAACTCCCTACCGCTTCACTCGACGCCGAGGTTCTTAGTAGTGTGGTCTTAGAGGCCTCGAAGGTGCCTTGTCCGCTTAAATCGCTTACGTTTGCGTCAATACGATGCTCaccaaattattattttttccatttgaaataagaaaataaaacccAACTTTTCTTATGATAAGCacataaaacaaacaatttaGCCCTCGGTTAAAACacctggtatttttttttcaaactttcTCCACAAGCAAATGGTGTGTTCCTTTTGTGAAAGTACAAACTCAGTACACAGTAAAGACAAGGGTGGGGAGGAAGGCGTGGTGGTTGGTGAAATAATGATAGCTGTTGCGTTATCGTTGGATTGCCTGTGTTACATTACGTCATTGTGTCGAAAATATCCGAGTAACAAACATGGCGTCGAAATGACCAATGGAAGATCGAGACGTGGAATTAGAACTGAAATAAAACAACGCGCTTCTACCGTAAATACCTACAGACAAGCGCGTTAAGTCGACAAGGGATCAAGAGGAGAAACTATTGACAAATTTCACTGTATTTGATAGGAATTTCTAAGGATTTAAGTTGAATTTCGAATTTATTTGGAAGATGATTACGTGTGACAGTAGAAGTATGGTTTTGAAGATTGTTGTGTTTATGGTCATCGTTGCTGTAGCTGTTGTAAAAGGTATCATACACACAGTATTTTATTGTCTTTGCCAGATGTCACACAGGAATCATTGTCTCATTGTCAATTATTTCTTCTTCAAGGTTGGGGGAGCAGCGAGAAAATCAAACTGAAGGATGTACAAGTGCTGACTTTGAAAGCAAACCAAATGACAAATGGTAGGCGCTCTGCCCCGGTTCCTCAGCTCAAGTGTGTTGGGGGAAGTGCTGGGTGTTCTGCGTTCCGCCCGCAGGTCGTACAGTGCTACAACAGAGGTTCTGATGGCTATGATGTTCAGGTATTGCAGGATAATTTGCAGTCCATAAATGTTAAATGAAAAGTGCCTCCTCATGAACATCCCTCGTGAATAAGCTGTGCAATAAAAGTGCACTAAAATGTTTGCAAATAATATAgcacatttcattttttttttgtaatacaggagaatacagtaaatatatggatatttttgagAAAATTTATCTTGAGAAAGGGTTCataatcttgagactcccaccaaatgcaggagagttgacagctatgcatgAAGGCTAATGTCAACAAATTGTTTTAGCTCTTAAACCTCATGACCCACATCTATGTAATCAACTCTGATATTTAGCTTTTGCCACATAGTGGGAGTGCAAGGCGGACATGGAAAGTCAGTACAGGTTTGGAGAAATTGCTGTTTCTTGTGAAGGCTATAGCCACCCGGATGACCCATACATCCTCAAAGGCTCTTGTGGGGTAAGTAATAGTCAGGAAGCAACTGAAGGTAGAGTTCCatcttatgcctagtgcacactagcgacatatccacataacgacatgggcgtgtgcactcttatcttcgacataacgacatggacataacgacataagagaaaaaacatgtttttttcttttaggtcCATGGCGTTATGTCGTGCTAAACATAAAGCGCGCCCATGTcgctatgttgttatgttgctagtgtgcactaggcattacagATAATGTGGGTGTGATGATATCCTGTTCAAAGATACATATGGGAAATAGCCCTTTTTTTCAGCTTGGAAACATATATGGGAGAAAGCTAGTAAATGTGAATTTTTGTGGTGCTAACTTTCAAAAGTGATGAGAACCTTTGAATTTAACCCTCGTAATCACTTTCAAAATGATTCTCTGTTTTCAAATGATTTAATGACTTCTTTCAGCTGGAGTACTCTATTGACTATGTTGGTGATCAATCAGCCCACCATGATTCTGGATACTACTCCAGTCACCAGAATGATTATCACCATGGCCACAAGAGACACCACAGGTATACCCTATATTATTCCATAATCATAAACATGATTTGTAAGTTCAAAGTTTTACGTATATGCAATAGAAACCTTTCTAATTTTGCCAGCTAATGCTCTGGAACATCAAATATGGCATccaaaaacattgtttttttgtttcttttatattCTCACTGCCCATGTTGTTCACATCCTCATGTTTATGATACAGATTTTCATATGTTCTCATGTAAAAGTGCTCTATTTAcagtaatagaaaaaaaactttcaaattTCTTATGacactttttattactttGATTGACTTGCATGCTGCAATTCAATTGCAAGTTTGATTACAACATCTTAAAGACTGCTAACCACACCTTCCTTTTTAGTTTCATGATTACCACAATTACTGTTCATTTTTAGGAACCATTTGTGCAAGGGAccaaatcaaaatacaaaagtTTTCCCAGGCCAACCTCTTTATATTCAATTTATATGGATCTAATGCAAAGTGAATGACGTAGTTCTGGTTTTGTTTCGTAGGAGGTCATCTGGTTGGCTGagttcccttatcatgtgggGGATCATTGCCGCCATTGCCTACTACATCTACACTAGCTGCAGCGGCCATGGTGCAAGTGATAGCACAGAGTATGCATCACAACAGacaacaacaccaccaccTCCGGGATTCAGACCTGAATATACTCAAGGTGAACTGTCATCCTGCGCACGCCTTCATTCAAACCTTTATCTTTGCTGAACAAGACCCACCTGCTTATATCCCTCGACCTACCAGATTGTTTCTAATAAATtcaatatattatttataagAATACAAATGTGACCCAACAAAGGATATTAATTTGTTTGTTAAGGTGCCTATCCAAGTGCCTCTGCCACACCAGGAAGCACACCAGCTGATGATCAGGGTCTAGGAGGATTCTGGACAGGTGAGCCACACCATCTAGTGTTGTATTAATTACATCGGGATACCCATTATTATCATCCTACAAACTGTTCCATTAAGTCTACTTCACATGATGGCAGGTCCTGCAGCCTCACCCTTGTAGATTTCCCGTAGGGTCTACTGGAAGCACCAGTAGCTGTATTTAACTCAGAATAGGTTGGGATAAAAAGTTCTGTCCTGCCCCTCTTTCTTTTTTGTGCCTTCAGAATCCTGGCTTCATACAATATGATTGGAATGACATGAGTGGAGCACTTTATAAGCTCCTTTGTTAGAGGAACTATTTTCAAAttgtattaatttttattctaGGCATGGGTGCAGGTGGCTTGCTTGGATATCTCTTTGGTAACAGGTAAAGTGCTTATACAAATTTTTTCACTGCCATATGTTAATTATAACAGcatgttttctaaaaaaaacccttcctgGCTATACCGCTTATTGTTATATTCCTTCTTTTTCAG encodes:
- the LOC5520296 gene encoding store-operated calcium entry-associated regulatory factor; translated protein: MITCDSRSMVLKIVVFMVIVAVAVVKGWGSSEKIKLKDVQVLTLKANQMTNGRRSAPVPQLKCVGGSAGCSAFRPQVVQCYNRGSDGYDVQWECKADMESQYRFGEIAVSCEGYSHPDDPYILKGSCGLEYSIDYVGDQSAHHDSGYYSSHQNDYHHGHKRHHRRSSGWLSSLIMWGIIAAIAYYIYTSCSGHGASDSTEYASQQTTTPPPPGFRPEYTQGAYPSASATPGSTPADDQGLGGFWTGMGAGGLLGYLFGNRGGNGGYGYGPGYYHHAHHGYNSGYGTGYGGTGYGGGSWFGSGGNSGWFGSGRNTGWFSGNNGSSSWSSTHRRSSPTSSSSSSRTTSGFGGTKRR
- the LOC116603730 gene encoding high affinity cationic amino acid transporter 1, yielding MACARVCHRLTRRRAKVDITGESQFVRCLSTIDLTSIGIGTVVGAGLYVVTGQLARDVAGPAVILSFAFAAVSALLSGICYAEFGCRIPKAGSAYVYTYVCLGEIWAFIVGWNMILEYIIAAASLSRACSEYINSLSGGKIYQFFIHKIGSWKHPGVARFPDFLAVFLAVLITIIVSSGTRQASILNKAVTFVNLSVVVFVICVGFYFADTSNWSTLEKFAPYGYEGVIAAAGSCFFAFVGFDVIGTAGEETKNPKKAIPLALMLTILVSFLAYFGVSTVLTLMVPSHTLNEFAPLAEAFAQKGFGLAKIIISVGAIFATIGCLLSVSFAAPRVVCSMADDGLLFRWLAKINGITHVPVRAVLACSIVVAALTLIMELKQLVEMLSIGTLVAYTMVAIAVLLTRYQCNVESVYFDLNQDNEEANKETFCGSICRCFRKSDDQYKLITEEEEEEEKPLPDPAEDTPKKMIPTYESSFHATLVTLVLTVAIATLSIMLTAGRNALAAYQSWAVLCLCASCIVIVVAMVCFYKLPRNSATFPFTVPCVPLIPVMTIFSNTLLMVSLNHWTYVRFAVWMSLGALIYMFYGYWHSSLDSDQGEVMESGDDIAD